The Streptomyces sp. DG1A-41 genomic sequence GGCGTTCTCCTCGAGGACGTCGTCGATCTCGTCCAGAACCGAGTCCACGTCGTCGCTCAGCTTCTCGTGACGCTCCTTGACGTCCTCCGAAGCCTGCGCCTCTGCCGCCTGCTCCTCGACCTCCTCGGTGGACCGGGTGGCCTTCTGCTGTCCGCCGCCGGTGTCCTTGGTCGCCATATCCCTCACCCCGCTCGCTTCGCCCGACACAGTTGCTCGGTCAAGATCAGACCCTACTCGCCGGGTCTGACAATGGCCCCGCAGTTGCTCCAACGTACGGGGGCCACCTCGATGATTCCCGGACCTGGGACTTTCCACCCTGTCCGGCGGGCCCCACCCGAGTACCCGCTGAACGCGCTCACCCGCCCGAAAGGACCCTGACCAGGTCTTCCGCGGTGCGGCAGCGGTCCAGGAGCTCCTTGACGTGATTACGCGTTCCGCGAAGCGGTTCCAGGGTTGGAACGCGCTGGAGGGAGTCCCGGCCCG encodes the following:
- a CDS encoding ubiquitin-like protein Pup is translated as MATKDTGGGQQKATRSTEEVEEQAAEAQASEDVKERHEKLSDDVDSVLDEIDDVLEENAEDFVRSFVQKGGQ